A genomic stretch from Microtus pennsylvanicus isolate mMicPen1 chromosome 11, mMicPen1.hap1, whole genome shotgun sequence includes:
- the LOC142831530 gene encoding olfactory receptor 1f45-like, whose translation MRGSNQSSVSEFLLLGLSRDPQQQRLLFLLFLTMYLATVLGNLLIILAIGTDSRLHTPMYFFLSNLSFVDVCFSSTTVPKVLANHILETQAISFSGCLTQMYFLFVFVDMDNFLLAVMAYDRFVAICQPLNYTTKMTQKVCVLMVAGSWVTANLNVLLHTLLIAQLSFCGDNVIPHFFCDATPLLKLSCSDTHLNELMILTEGAVVMVTPFVCILISYIHITSAVLRVSSPRGRWKAFSTCGSHLAVVCLFYGTIIAVYFNPASAHSSEKDTAATVLYTVVTPMLNPFIYSLRNRDLKGALYKMVPRRTFFI comes from the coding sequence ATGAGAGGCAGCAACCAGTCGAGTGTCTCTGAGTTCCTCCTCCTGGGACTCTCCAGGGATCCCCAGCAGCAGCggctcctcttcctgctcttcctcacCATGTACCTGGCCACTGTCCTGGGGAACCTGCTCATCATCCTGGCCATCGGCACAGACTCCCGCctgcacacccccatgtacttcttcctcagcaaCCTGTCCTTCGTGGATGTCTGCTTCTCCTCCACCACTGTCCCCAAGGTGCTGGCCAACCATATACTTGAGACTCAGgccatttctttctctgggtGTCTCACACAGATGTATTTTCTTTTCGTGTTTGTGGACATGGACAATTTCCTGCTGGctgtgatggcctatgaccgttTTGTAGCCATCTGCCAGCCTTTAAACTACACAACAAAGATGACCCAAAAAGTCTGTGTCCTGATGGTGGCAGGATCGTGGGTCACTGCCAATCTGAATGTCCTATTACACACCCTGCTCATTGCTCAGCTCTCATTCTGTGGGGACAATGTTATACCCCACTTCTTTTGTGATGCAACTCCTCTCCTGAAACTGTCCTGCTCTGACACACACCTCAATGAGCTGATGATCCTCACAGAGGGAGCTGTTGTCATGGTCACCCCTTTTGTCTGCATCCTGATCTCCTACATCCACATCACATCTGCTGTCCTGAGAGTCTCATCCCCAAGGGGAAGATGGAAAGCCTTCTCCACGTGTGGCTCCCACCTGGCTGTGGTCTGTCTCTTCTATGGCACCATCATCGCTGTGTATTTCAACCCTGCATCTGCACATTCATCTGAGAAGGACACGGCAGCCACCGTGTTGTACACAGTGGTGACCCCCATGCTGAACCCGttcatctacagcctgaggaacaggGACCTGAAAGGGGCTCTCTACAAAATGGTCCCCAGAAGGACCTTTTTCATTTAA